A part of Syngnathus acus chromosome 20, fSynAcu1.2, whole genome shotgun sequence genomic DNA contains:
- the map7d2b gene encoding MAP7 domain-containing protein 2 isoform X1 yields MTQVVPTRPIALTALDPPPATPPTNRKASPCRSPSSQRSPTELSEALRDKDRRAQQQLERSGQQREHKMAAQRRKEQQRRLAAEDKRQRQQKAEKERLEALVRRRAGCGAERRGGGDAHDQLDNRPKRWTWGGPPDGVEGNTKSPPGHAIGSDVLPAASGTCQARNACELLAPPTPSDQPMSKQLSNSSAALHSLETASSNKHRPQRSSSNRRSIAAFPEETSRAKTPTGEVPAAPVRSSSFRANSKGSATPKRMRASRSRAQSPCSPGQYPTSPLRQRATTPVGDDRAHHGTLDRKSAKCAENSDKKMSKSTSRELCAESPGTPTGRSVGGTMDAEEASRLLAERRRLARMQKEQEERQRQEDELLRAEEERKRQQEARELQERAAQQAEVERARRDEERKSREEEERRQKEQRWKNMQEELDKEREEAFQRAQREAERKRTEREQLHIQEERDRQLRRKRIEEIMKRTRKSDVEAPPDAAVYDASSEIAPLVLEEDAPTPAEAPVILLGPLESKSCVDELSDGVQSMDVSPVSRDEPASAQEFSPVADGPDRCPLGNTMDVEPQAAPFAKLRAGSGMGDLNENLLIQAYGSTAAESSPLIHGVGPGRVDA; encoded by the exons ATGACTCAAGTGGTTCCGACTCGTCCGATTGCTCTGACAG ctCTGGACCCGCCTCCTGCGACCCCACCGACCAATAGGAAGGCTTCTCCTTGTCGGTCACCCTCCAGTCAGAGGAGCCCCACAG AGTTGTCGGAGGCACTGCGAGATAAAGATCGTCGTGCTCAGCAGCAGCTGGAGCGCAGCGGCCAGCAGCGAGAGCACAAGATGGCGGCCCAGAGGCGTAAGGAACAACAGCGCCGCCTGGCGGCCGAGGATAAACGACAGCGACAGCAGAAGGCTGaaaag GAGAGGCTGGAGGCACTGGTACGACGGAGAGCCGGGTGCGGCGCCGAGCGCAGGGGAGGAGGCGACGCCCACGACCAGCTGGACAACAGGCCCAAGCGATGGACGTGGGGGGGGCCGCCGGATGGCGTGGAGG GTAACACTAAGAGCCCTCCCGGCCACGCCATCGGCTCCGATGTGCTCCCCGCTGCTTCCGGCACCTGCCAAGCCCGTAACG CTTGTGAACTCCTGGCTCCACCCACCCCGTCAGACCAACCAATGAGCAAGCAGCTGTCCAACTCGTCCGCTGCCCTCCACTCGTTGGAGACAG CTTCTTCCAACAAGCACAGACCTCAAAGAAGTTCTTCCAACCGCAGGAGCATCGCCGCATTCCCCGAGGAGACTTCTCGAGCCAAAACGCCCACg GGAGAAGTTCCTGCTGCACCTGTTCGGAGTTCATCCTTCAGAGCCAACAGTAAAGGTTCTGCTACGCCAAAAAG GATGCGAGCGAGCAGAAGTCGGGCTCAGTCGCCCTGCTCCCCGGGCCAGTACCCCACCTCCCCTCTCCGGCAGAGGGCCACCACTCCCGTCGGTGATGACCGGGCTCACCACGGCACCCTGGACAGGAAGTCGGCCAAATGTGCTGAAAACTCTGACAAGAAGATGTCAAAATCTACCAGCAGGGAATTGTGTGCAG AGTCCCCGGGAACGCCCACGGGCCGCAGCGTTGGTGGCACCATGGATGCCGAGGAGGCGTCGCGGCTTCTGGCCGAGCGGCGTCGCCTGGCTCGAATGCAAAAGGAGCAGGAGGAGCGGCAGCGGCAGGAGGACGAGCT GCTGCGAGCCGAGGAGGAGCGCAAGAGGCAGCAAGAAGCCCGGGAGCTGCAGGAGAGAGCGGCGCAGCAGGCGGAGGTGGAGCGAGCCCGGCGCGACGAGGAGAGGAAGagcagggaggaggaggaacgtCGGCAGAAGGAGCAGCGATGGAAGAACATGcaggaggagttggacaaaGAG AGGGAGGAGGCCTTCCAACGAGCCCAAAGAGAAGCTGAGAGGAAGAGGACGGAGCGTGAGCAGCTTCATATCCAGGAGGAGCGGGACAGGCAGCTGAGGAGGAAG AGAATTGAAGAAATCATGAAAAGAACACGCAAGAGTGACGTGGAAGCTCCGCCTGATGCTGCAG TGTACGACGCGAGCTCCGAGATAGCGCCGCTCGTCCTGGAGGAGGATGCCCCGACTCCTGCCGAGGCACCCGTCATTCTGCTGGGACCGCTGGAGAGCAAGAGCTGCGTGGACGAGCTGTCGGACGGCGTCCAGTCCATGGACGTCAG TCCAGTGTCCCGGGACGAGCCGGCCAGCGCTCAGGAGTTCTCGCCGGTGGCGGACGGGCCGGACCGCTGCCCCCTGGGGAACACGATGGATGTAGAACCGCAGGCGGCCCCCTTTGCCAAGCTGCGGGCTGGCAGCGGCATGGGCGACCTTAATGAGAACCTCCTGATCCAAGCATATGGCAGCACCGCCGCCGAATCCTCTCCGCTCATCCACGGCGTTGGCCCCGGCCGGGTGGATGCGTGA
- the map7d2b gene encoding MAP7 domain-containing protein 2 isoform X2, with translation MTQVVPTRPIALTALDPPPATPPTNRKASPCRSPSSQRSPTELSEALRDKDRRAQQQLERSGQQREHKMAAQRRKEQQRRLAAEDKRQRQQKAEKERLEALVRRRAGCGAERRGGGDAHDQLDNRPKRWTWGGPPDGVEACELLAPPTPSDQPMSKQLSNSSAALHSLETASSNKHRPQRSSSNRRSIAAFPEETSRAKTPTGEVPAAPVRSSSFRANSKGSATPKRMRASRSRAQSPCSPGQYPTSPLRQRATTPVGDDRAHHGTLDRKSAKCAENSDKKMSKSTSRELCAESPGTPTGRSVGGTMDAEEASRLLAERRRLARMQKEQEERQRQEDELLRAEEERKRQQEARELQERAAQQAEVERARRDEERKSREEEERRQKEQRWKNMQEELDKEREEAFQRAQREAERKRTEREQLHIQEERDRQLRRKRIEEIMKRTRKSDVEAPPDAAVYDASSEIAPLVLEEDAPTPAEAPVILLGPLESKSCVDELSDGVQSMDVSPVSRDEPASAQEFSPVADGPDRCPLGNTMDVEPQAAPFAKLRAGSGMGDLNENLLIQAYGSTAAESSPLIHGVGPGRVDA, from the exons ATGACTCAAGTGGTTCCGACTCGTCCGATTGCTCTGACAG ctCTGGACCCGCCTCCTGCGACCCCACCGACCAATAGGAAGGCTTCTCCTTGTCGGTCACCCTCCAGTCAGAGGAGCCCCACAG AGTTGTCGGAGGCACTGCGAGATAAAGATCGTCGTGCTCAGCAGCAGCTGGAGCGCAGCGGCCAGCAGCGAGAGCACAAGATGGCGGCCCAGAGGCGTAAGGAACAACAGCGCCGCCTGGCGGCCGAGGATAAACGACAGCGACAGCAGAAGGCTGaaaag GAGAGGCTGGAGGCACTGGTACGACGGAGAGCCGGGTGCGGCGCCGAGCGCAGGGGAGGAGGCGACGCCCACGACCAGCTGGACAACAGGCCCAAGCGATGGACGTGGGGGGGGCCGCCGGATGGCGTGGAGG CTTGTGAACTCCTGGCTCCACCCACCCCGTCAGACCAACCAATGAGCAAGCAGCTGTCCAACTCGTCCGCTGCCCTCCACTCGTTGGAGACAG CTTCTTCCAACAAGCACAGACCTCAAAGAAGTTCTTCCAACCGCAGGAGCATCGCCGCATTCCCCGAGGAGACTTCTCGAGCCAAAACGCCCACg GGAGAAGTTCCTGCTGCACCTGTTCGGAGTTCATCCTTCAGAGCCAACAGTAAAGGTTCTGCTACGCCAAAAAG GATGCGAGCGAGCAGAAGTCGGGCTCAGTCGCCCTGCTCCCCGGGCCAGTACCCCACCTCCCCTCTCCGGCAGAGGGCCACCACTCCCGTCGGTGATGACCGGGCTCACCACGGCACCCTGGACAGGAAGTCGGCCAAATGTGCTGAAAACTCTGACAAGAAGATGTCAAAATCTACCAGCAGGGAATTGTGTGCAG AGTCCCCGGGAACGCCCACGGGCCGCAGCGTTGGTGGCACCATGGATGCCGAGGAGGCGTCGCGGCTTCTGGCCGAGCGGCGTCGCCTGGCTCGAATGCAAAAGGAGCAGGAGGAGCGGCAGCGGCAGGAGGACGAGCT GCTGCGAGCCGAGGAGGAGCGCAAGAGGCAGCAAGAAGCCCGGGAGCTGCAGGAGAGAGCGGCGCAGCAGGCGGAGGTGGAGCGAGCCCGGCGCGACGAGGAGAGGAAGagcagggaggaggaggaacgtCGGCAGAAGGAGCAGCGATGGAAGAACATGcaggaggagttggacaaaGAG AGGGAGGAGGCCTTCCAACGAGCCCAAAGAGAAGCTGAGAGGAAGAGGACGGAGCGTGAGCAGCTTCATATCCAGGAGGAGCGGGACAGGCAGCTGAGGAGGAAG AGAATTGAAGAAATCATGAAAAGAACACGCAAGAGTGACGTGGAAGCTCCGCCTGATGCTGCAG TGTACGACGCGAGCTCCGAGATAGCGCCGCTCGTCCTGGAGGAGGATGCCCCGACTCCTGCCGAGGCACCCGTCATTCTGCTGGGACCGCTGGAGAGCAAGAGCTGCGTGGACGAGCTGTCGGACGGCGTCCAGTCCATGGACGTCAG TCCAGTGTCCCGGGACGAGCCGGCCAGCGCTCAGGAGTTCTCGCCGGTGGCGGACGGGCCGGACCGCTGCCCCCTGGGGAACACGATGGATGTAGAACCGCAGGCGGCCCCCTTTGCCAAGCTGCGGGCTGGCAGCGGCATGGGCGACCTTAATGAGAACCTCCTGATCCAAGCATATGGCAGCACCGCCGCCGAATCCTCTCCGCTCATCCACGGCGTTGGCCCCGGCCGGGTGGATGCGTGA
- the eif1axb gene encoding eukaryotic translation initiation factor 1A X-linked b — protein MPKNKGKGGKNRRRGKNENESEKRELVFKEDGQEYAQVIKMLGNGRLEAMCFDGTKRLCHIRGKLRKKVWINTSDIILVGLRDYQDNKADVILKYNADEARSLKAYGELPEHAKINETDTFGPGDDDEIQFDDIADDDEDIDDI, from the exons ATGCCCAAAAATAAAG GTAAGGGAGGAAAGAATCGGCGGCGTGGAAAGAATGAAAACGAGTCTGAGAAGAGAGAGTTGGTGTTCAAAGAAGATGGACAGG AATATGCTCAGGTGATAAAAATGTTGGGAAATGGCCGTTTGGAGGCCATGTGCTTTGATGGCACCAAGCGACTCTGCCACATCAGAGGAAAGCTCCGGAAAAAg GTGTGGATCAACACGTCGGACATCATCCTGGTGGGCCTGAGAGATTACCAG GACAACAAGGCCGACGTCATCCTCAAGTACAACGCGGACGAGGCTCGCAGTCTGAAAGCGTACGGCGAGCTGCCCGAGCACG CCAAAATCAACGAAACAGACACGTTTGGTCCCGGCGACGACGACGAGATCCAGTTTGACGACATTGCCGATGACGATGAAGACATTGACGac ATCTAA
- the rps6ka3b gene encoding ribosomal protein S6 kinase alpha-3 isoform X1: protein MPLAQLADPWQKMPLGGTTGEDAHNDLDDSVGEDDGVVLRNDDVPMKEINITHHVKEGCEKADPRQFELRKVLGQGSFGKVFLVRKVTGPDAGQLYAMKVLKKATLKVRDRVRTKMERDILVEVNHPFIVKLHYAFQTEGKLYLILDFLRGGDLFTRLSKEVMFTEEDVKFYLAELALALDHLHGLGIIYRDLKPENILLDEDGHIKLTDFGLSKESIDHENKAYSFCGTVEYMAPEVVNRRGHTHSADWWSYGVLMFEMLTGTLPFQGKDRKETMTMILKAKLGMPQFLSSEAQSLLRNLFKRNPSNRLGAGPDGVEEIKRHQFFSTIDWNKLFRREIPPPFKPAGGRPDDTFYFDPEFTAKTPRDSPGVPPSANAHQLFRGFSFVAITEEETQPMPNTIVQQLHRSTSQFCDTYDVKEEIGIGSYSICKRCMHKGTGMDYAVKIINKAKRDPTEEVEILLRYGQHPNIITLKDVYDDGRSVFLVTELMKGGELLDKILRQKFFSEREASAVLFTITKTLEYLHVQGVVHRDLKPSNILYVDESGNAESIRICDFGFAKQLRAENGLLMTPCYTANFVAPEVLKKQGYDAACDIWSLGVLLYTMLTGFTPFANGPEDTPEEILARIGSGKFSLTGGYWNSVSSEAKDLVSKMLHVDPHQRLTAGQVLRHPWVTHRDQLPKYTLNRQDAPHLVKGAMAATYSALNRNVPPVLEPVGCSTLAQRRGVKKLTSTAL from the exons GATGCTCATAATGACCTGGACGACTCTGTCGGCGAGGACGACGGCGTGGTGCTGCGCAAT gaTGACGTGCCCATGAAGGAGATCAACATCACTCACCATGTGAAGGAAGGATGTGAGAAGGCCGACCCTCGCCAGTTCGAGCTACGCAAAGTCCTGGGTCAAGGCTCCTTTGGCaag GTGTTCTTGGTGAGGAAGGTCACAGGTCCAGACGCTGGCCAACTGTATGCCATGAAAGTCCTCAAGAAAGCAACACTGAAAG TGCGCGACCGCGTCAGGACAAAGATGGAGAGAGACATCCTGGTGGAAGTCAACCATCCCTTCATCGTCAAACTGCACTACG CCTTCCAGACGGAGGGGAAGCTCTACCTGATCCTGGACTTCCTGAGAGGGGGCGACCTCTTCACGAGGCTTTCCAAAGAG GTGATGTTCACAGAGGAGGATGTCAAATTCTACCTGGCAGAACTGGCGCTGGCTCTCGATCATCTTCACGGCCTGGGCATCATTTACAGGGACCTGAAGCCGGAGAA cATCCTGCTGGATGAGGACGGACACATCAAGCTGACAG ACTTTGGCCTGAGCAAGGAATCCATCGACCACGAGAACAAGGCGTACTCGTTCTGCGGGACGGTGGAGTACATGGCCCCGGAAGTAGTCAACCGGCGGGGACACACGCACAGCGCCGACTGGTGGTCGTACGGAGTGCTGATG TTCGAGATGCTGACAGGAACGCTGCCATTTCAAGGCAAAGACCGCAAAGAGACCATGACCATGATCCTCAA GGCCAAGCTGGGAATGCCGCAGTTTTTGAGTTCAGAAGCGCAGAGTCTTCTCAGGAACCTTTTTAAGCGCAACCCTTCCAACCGATTGG GAGCTGGTCCAGATGGCGTGGAGGAGATCAAGAGGCATCAGTTCTTCAGCACTATCGACTGGAAC AAACTCTTTCGCAGGGAGATCCCGCCTCCCTTCAAGCCAGCGGGTGGACGACCCGACGACACCTTCTACTTTGACCCGGAGTTCACTGCTAAAACACCCCGCG ACTCTCCAGGAGTGCCGCCCAGCGCCAACGCCCATCAGCTCTTCCGAGGATTCAGTTTTGTGGCAATAACCGAAGAGGAAACGCAACCTATGCCAAACACCATCGTTCAG CAGCTGCACAGAAGCACGTCTCAGTTTTGCGACACCTACGACGTGAAGGAGGAAATCGGGATTGGCTCCTACTCCATCTGCAAGCGCTGCATGCACAAGGGCACGGGCATGGACTACGCTGTCAAG ATCATCAACAAAGCCAAGCGGGACCCTACGGAAGAGGTGGAAATCCTGCTGAGATACGGCCAGCACCCCAACATCATCACGCTGAAAGAC GTGTACGACGACGGGCGCTCTGTCTTCCTGGTGACCGAGCTGATGAAGGGCGGAGAGCTGCTGGATAAAATCCTACGCCAGAAGTTTTTTTCCGAGCGGGAGGCCAGCGCCGTTCTCTTCACCATCACCAAGACGCTTGAGTACCTTCACGTGCAGGGG GTGGTGCACCGAGACCTGAAGCCCAGCAACATCCTCTACGTGGACGAGAGCGGCAACGCCGAATCCATCAGGATCTGCGACTTTGGTTTCGCCAAGCAGCTGAGGGCAGAGAACGGCCTGCTCATGACGCCGTGCTATACCGCCAATTTTGTCGCTCCAGAG GTTCTGAAGAAGCAGGGTTACGACGCAGCCTGTGACATTTGGAGTCTGGGAGTGCTCCTCTACACTATGCTGACAGG CTTCACTCCGTTCGCCAATGGCCCCGAGGACACGCCAGAGGAGATTTTAGCCCGAATCGGCAGCGGGAAGTTCTCACTCACTGGAGGATACTGGAACTCTGTGTCTTCTGAGGCCAAG GATCTGGTGTCAAAGATGCTTCACGTGGACCCCCACCAGAGGCTGACAGCCGGTCAGGTCCTGCGCCACCCGTGGGTGACGCACCGGGACCAGCTGCCCAAATACACGCTCAACAGGCAGGACGCGCCGCACCTGGTCAAG GGAGCGATGGCCGCCACGTACTCGGCCCTGAACAGGAACGTCCCGCCGGTTCTGGAGCCGGTGGGCTGCTCCACTCTGGCGCAGCGGCGGGGTGTGAAGAAACTCACTTCCACTGCTCTGTGA
- the rps6ka3b gene encoding ribosomal protein S6 kinase alpha-3 isoform X2, with translation MPLAQLADPWQKMPLGGTTGEDAHNDLDDSVGEDDGVVLRNDDVPMKEINITHHVKEGCEKADPRQFELRKVLGQGSFGKVFLVRKVTGPDAGQLYAMKVLKKATLKVRDRVRTKMERDILVEVNHPFIVKLHYAFQTEGKLYLILDFLRGGDLFTRLSKEVMFTEEDVKFYLAELALALDHLHGLGIIYRDLKPENILLDEDGHIKLTDFGLSKESIDHENKAYSFCGTVEYMAPEVVNRRGHTHSADWWSYGVLMFEMLTGTLPFQGKDRKETMTMILKAKLGMPQFLSSEAQSLLRNLFKRNPSNRLGAGPDGVEEIKRHQFFSTIDWNKLFRREIPPPFKPAGGRPDDTFYFDPEFTAKTPRDSPGVPPSANAHQLFRGFSFVAITEEETQPMPNTIVQLHRSTSQFCDTYDVKEEIGIGSYSICKRCMHKGTGMDYAVKIINKAKRDPTEEVEILLRYGQHPNIITLKDVYDDGRSVFLVTELMKGGELLDKILRQKFFSEREASAVLFTITKTLEYLHVQGVVHRDLKPSNILYVDESGNAESIRICDFGFAKQLRAENGLLMTPCYTANFVAPEVLKKQGYDAACDIWSLGVLLYTMLTGFTPFANGPEDTPEEILARIGSGKFSLTGGYWNSVSSEAKDLVSKMLHVDPHQRLTAGQVLRHPWVTHRDQLPKYTLNRQDAPHLVKGAMAATYSALNRNVPPVLEPVGCSTLAQRRGVKKLTSTAL, from the exons GATGCTCATAATGACCTGGACGACTCTGTCGGCGAGGACGACGGCGTGGTGCTGCGCAAT gaTGACGTGCCCATGAAGGAGATCAACATCACTCACCATGTGAAGGAAGGATGTGAGAAGGCCGACCCTCGCCAGTTCGAGCTACGCAAAGTCCTGGGTCAAGGCTCCTTTGGCaag GTGTTCTTGGTGAGGAAGGTCACAGGTCCAGACGCTGGCCAACTGTATGCCATGAAAGTCCTCAAGAAAGCAACACTGAAAG TGCGCGACCGCGTCAGGACAAAGATGGAGAGAGACATCCTGGTGGAAGTCAACCATCCCTTCATCGTCAAACTGCACTACG CCTTCCAGACGGAGGGGAAGCTCTACCTGATCCTGGACTTCCTGAGAGGGGGCGACCTCTTCACGAGGCTTTCCAAAGAG GTGATGTTCACAGAGGAGGATGTCAAATTCTACCTGGCAGAACTGGCGCTGGCTCTCGATCATCTTCACGGCCTGGGCATCATTTACAGGGACCTGAAGCCGGAGAA cATCCTGCTGGATGAGGACGGACACATCAAGCTGACAG ACTTTGGCCTGAGCAAGGAATCCATCGACCACGAGAACAAGGCGTACTCGTTCTGCGGGACGGTGGAGTACATGGCCCCGGAAGTAGTCAACCGGCGGGGACACACGCACAGCGCCGACTGGTGGTCGTACGGAGTGCTGATG TTCGAGATGCTGACAGGAACGCTGCCATTTCAAGGCAAAGACCGCAAAGAGACCATGACCATGATCCTCAA GGCCAAGCTGGGAATGCCGCAGTTTTTGAGTTCAGAAGCGCAGAGTCTTCTCAGGAACCTTTTTAAGCGCAACCCTTCCAACCGATTGG GAGCTGGTCCAGATGGCGTGGAGGAGATCAAGAGGCATCAGTTCTTCAGCACTATCGACTGGAAC AAACTCTTTCGCAGGGAGATCCCGCCTCCCTTCAAGCCAGCGGGTGGACGACCCGACGACACCTTCTACTTTGACCCGGAGTTCACTGCTAAAACACCCCGCG ACTCTCCAGGAGTGCCGCCCAGCGCCAACGCCCATCAGCTCTTCCGAGGATTCAGTTTTGTGGCAATAACCGAAGAGGAAACGCAACCTATGCCAAACACCATCGTTCAG CTGCACAGAAGCACGTCTCAGTTTTGCGACACCTACGACGTGAAGGAGGAAATCGGGATTGGCTCCTACTCCATCTGCAAGCGCTGCATGCACAAGGGCACGGGCATGGACTACGCTGTCAAG ATCATCAACAAAGCCAAGCGGGACCCTACGGAAGAGGTGGAAATCCTGCTGAGATACGGCCAGCACCCCAACATCATCACGCTGAAAGAC GTGTACGACGACGGGCGCTCTGTCTTCCTGGTGACCGAGCTGATGAAGGGCGGAGAGCTGCTGGATAAAATCCTACGCCAGAAGTTTTTTTCCGAGCGGGAGGCCAGCGCCGTTCTCTTCACCATCACCAAGACGCTTGAGTACCTTCACGTGCAGGGG GTGGTGCACCGAGACCTGAAGCCCAGCAACATCCTCTACGTGGACGAGAGCGGCAACGCCGAATCCATCAGGATCTGCGACTTTGGTTTCGCCAAGCAGCTGAGGGCAGAGAACGGCCTGCTCATGACGCCGTGCTATACCGCCAATTTTGTCGCTCCAGAG GTTCTGAAGAAGCAGGGTTACGACGCAGCCTGTGACATTTGGAGTCTGGGAGTGCTCCTCTACACTATGCTGACAGG CTTCACTCCGTTCGCCAATGGCCCCGAGGACACGCCAGAGGAGATTTTAGCCCGAATCGGCAGCGGGAAGTTCTCACTCACTGGAGGATACTGGAACTCTGTGTCTTCTGAGGCCAAG GATCTGGTGTCAAAGATGCTTCACGTGGACCCCCACCAGAGGCTGACAGCCGGTCAGGTCCTGCGCCACCCGTGGGTGACGCACCGGGACCAGCTGCCCAAATACACGCTCAACAGGCAGGACGCGCCGCACCTGGTCAAG GGAGCGATGGCCGCCACGTACTCGGCCCTGAACAGGAACGTCCCGCCGGTTCTGGAGCCGGTGGGCTGCTCCACTCTGGCGCAGCGGCGGGGTGTGAAGAAACTCACTTCCACTGCTCTGTGA
- the rps6ka3b gene encoding ribosomal protein S6 kinase alpha-3 isoform X3 gives MKTLLLYARRRPPQDDVPMKEINITHHVKEGCEKADPRQFELRKVLGQGSFGKVFLVRKVTGPDAGQLYAMKVLKKATLKVRDRVRTKMERDILVEVNHPFIVKLHYAFQTEGKLYLILDFLRGGDLFTRLSKEVMFTEEDVKFYLAELALALDHLHGLGIIYRDLKPENILLDEDGHIKLTDFGLSKESIDHENKAYSFCGTVEYMAPEVVNRRGHTHSADWWSYGVLMFEMLTGTLPFQGKDRKETMTMILKAKLGMPQFLSSEAQSLLRNLFKRNPSNRLGAGPDGVEEIKRHQFFSTIDWNKLFRREIPPPFKPAGGRPDDTFYFDPEFTAKTPRDSPGVPPSANAHQLFRGFSFVAITEEETQPMPNTIVQQLHRSTSQFCDTYDVKEEIGIGSYSICKRCMHKGTGMDYAVKIINKAKRDPTEEVEILLRYGQHPNIITLKDVYDDGRSVFLVTELMKGGELLDKILRQKFFSEREASAVLFTITKTLEYLHVQGVVHRDLKPSNILYVDESGNAESIRICDFGFAKQLRAENGLLMTPCYTANFVAPEVLKKQGYDAACDIWSLGVLLYTMLTGFTPFANGPEDTPEEILARIGSGKFSLTGGYWNSVSSEAKDLVSKMLHVDPHQRLTAGQVLRHPWVTHRDQLPKYTLNRQDAPHLVKGAMAATYSALNRNVPPVLEPVGCSTLAQRRGVKKLTSTAL, from the exons ATGAAGACGCTGTTGCTGTACGCCAGGAGACGCCCGCCTCAG gaTGACGTGCCCATGAAGGAGATCAACATCACTCACCATGTGAAGGAAGGATGTGAGAAGGCCGACCCTCGCCAGTTCGAGCTACGCAAAGTCCTGGGTCAAGGCTCCTTTGGCaag GTGTTCTTGGTGAGGAAGGTCACAGGTCCAGACGCTGGCCAACTGTATGCCATGAAAGTCCTCAAGAAAGCAACACTGAAAG TGCGCGACCGCGTCAGGACAAAGATGGAGAGAGACATCCTGGTGGAAGTCAACCATCCCTTCATCGTCAAACTGCACTACG CCTTCCAGACGGAGGGGAAGCTCTACCTGATCCTGGACTTCCTGAGAGGGGGCGACCTCTTCACGAGGCTTTCCAAAGAG GTGATGTTCACAGAGGAGGATGTCAAATTCTACCTGGCAGAACTGGCGCTGGCTCTCGATCATCTTCACGGCCTGGGCATCATTTACAGGGACCTGAAGCCGGAGAA cATCCTGCTGGATGAGGACGGACACATCAAGCTGACAG ACTTTGGCCTGAGCAAGGAATCCATCGACCACGAGAACAAGGCGTACTCGTTCTGCGGGACGGTGGAGTACATGGCCCCGGAAGTAGTCAACCGGCGGGGACACACGCACAGCGCCGACTGGTGGTCGTACGGAGTGCTGATG TTCGAGATGCTGACAGGAACGCTGCCATTTCAAGGCAAAGACCGCAAAGAGACCATGACCATGATCCTCAA GGCCAAGCTGGGAATGCCGCAGTTTTTGAGTTCAGAAGCGCAGAGTCTTCTCAGGAACCTTTTTAAGCGCAACCCTTCCAACCGATTGG GAGCTGGTCCAGATGGCGTGGAGGAGATCAAGAGGCATCAGTTCTTCAGCACTATCGACTGGAAC AAACTCTTTCGCAGGGAGATCCCGCCTCCCTTCAAGCCAGCGGGTGGACGACCCGACGACACCTTCTACTTTGACCCGGAGTTCACTGCTAAAACACCCCGCG ACTCTCCAGGAGTGCCGCCCAGCGCCAACGCCCATCAGCTCTTCCGAGGATTCAGTTTTGTGGCAATAACCGAAGAGGAAACGCAACCTATGCCAAACACCATCGTTCAG CAGCTGCACAGAAGCACGTCTCAGTTTTGCGACACCTACGACGTGAAGGAGGAAATCGGGATTGGCTCCTACTCCATCTGCAAGCGCTGCATGCACAAGGGCACGGGCATGGACTACGCTGTCAAG ATCATCAACAAAGCCAAGCGGGACCCTACGGAAGAGGTGGAAATCCTGCTGAGATACGGCCAGCACCCCAACATCATCACGCTGAAAGAC GTGTACGACGACGGGCGCTCTGTCTTCCTGGTGACCGAGCTGATGAAGGGCGGAGAGCTGCTGGATAAAATCCTACGCCAGAAGTTTTTTTCCGAGCGGGAGGCCAGCGCCGTTCTCTTCACCATCACCAAGACGCTTGAGTACCTTCACGTGCAGGGG GTGGTGCACCGAGACCTGAAGCCCAGCAACATCCTCTACGTGGACGAGAGCGGCAACGCCGAATCCATCAGGATCTGCGACTTTGGTTTCGCCAAGCAGCTGAGGGCAGAGAACGGCCTGCTCATGACGCCGTGCTATACCGCCAATTTTGTCGCTCCAGAG GTTCTGAAGAAGCAGGGTTACGACGCAGCCTGTGACATTTGGAGTCTGGGAGTGCTCCTCTACACTATGCTGACAGG CTTCACTCCGTTCGCCAATGGCCCCGAGGACACGCCAGAGGAGATTTTAGCCCGAATCGGCAGCGGGAAGTTCTCACTCACTGGAGGATACTGGAACTCTGTGTCTTCTGAGGCCAAG GATCTGGTGTCAAAGATGCTTCACGTGGACCCCCACCAGAGGCTGACAGCCGGTCAGGTCCTGCGCCACCCGTGGGTGACGCACCGGGACCAGCTGCCCAAATACACGCTCAACAGGCAGGACGCGCCGCACCTGGTCAAG GGAGCGATGGCCGCCACGTACTCGGCCCTGAACAGGAACGTCCCGCCGGTTCTGGAGCCGGTGGGCTGCTCCACTCTGGCGCAGCGGCGGGGTGTGAAGAAACTCACTTCCACTGCTCTGTGA